TTTTATGTccattttcaattatttcaaattcccccccccccccccccccccgtgtTTTGTTGCAAAGTAAGGCTTATTTAGCTCCTATGTTGAATTTGATTAAGTACGAGTGCACAAGGAGGTTTTTTGGACCACCTACTATAAGATGTCAAAAATTTCAAACTAATACTAGTAGTTGTCTAATTGTCTTTGTCTATATATGTAACTTGTTTGAACAAATTCCCTTTTATTCCTTGTTGCATCAACTATGAAACTATAAATAGTCCTACATGATTAGAATCAGTTTTGAGTTTGTATTTGTGAAGCTAGTTTAGCAAATGCAAGTTCTAGTCAAATTATGAACAAAATTGATGGACTAGAGGATTTTTATGGAAGAGATAACTAAGCAATTAATCGGTGAGAAACTGAGAACTTGAAATTTTTGGTAATGGGGTAGTCTTTTCACAAGGGACGAGTAATTACTCAGGAAATAGAATCGTTTCCTTTGTATTAAACTGCAACAAATTTTTTTAGGGCCCAATTAGGGCCCAAATAATTGGGCCCTGTGATGTAGGTCCGGATAGGCCTCTCCGGATAGGCCTCTTAATAGTCGGGCCTGTTTAATATGGTTGTTGTGTTTGCCTCTAGTTGTTAGAAATGGATCGCAATTGGATGTACGGTTCAAGAACTAcgaatcaatacattctagggGTTGAGCAGTTCATCGCATGTGCAGTTGCGTATCAGTTGAAGAATGGTGACGAGTCAATACTTTGCCCTTGTTCTAATTGTGATTGTTCTAGGAGGTTTCGTAATGTTGATCAGATTAGGGAACATTTAGTTCGTCGTGGCTTTAGGTTGAACTATACAAGGTGGATACGGCATGGTGAGAGTGTTAACCATGGGGAGTGCAATATTAACTATGGGCACTCAGGAAGCAACTTCGGAGGTGATAATGATATCCATGATGACGATAATGGTAGCGATGATATGGATAATGATGAGCTGGACTACGTTGAGGATGATGAGATAAATGAGATGATGCAGGATGTAGAAGACTATCTCAATGATCAACCTAGTATGTATGAGACTTTATCGAGTGCCGCGAGTAAGCCATTGTATCCTGGTTGCTCTAAGTACAGCATCTTATCTGCTATGTTGAAGCTGTATAATAAGAAAGCAAAATACAACTGGTGTGATCAGAGTTTCACTTCTCTATTGGAAGATTTGAAAGATATGTTTCCGGAAGGGAATGAAATTCCGATATCTAACTATCGAGCAAAAAAGATGCTTTGTCCTATGGGTATTGAGTACCAAAAGATACAtgcacactactacaaaaaagggcatagagtactgttgaaatacactttataggacgccttagaggcgttctccaactcagcgcactataaagtttataaaacgtataaaagaagcgttttatatacctagttataaagtacagtgataagaggcaagcgtcctctattcccttcctaaaatcagaaaataaagaaggaatatagaacggttaaTGTACTTAACCGTCTCCTATACTCTATAATAAAGCGCGTCTTCCGTacataaccgtcctctattcttcCTGTTAAATATTGAAATACAAAACATCTTCCGTACATAGGCGTACTATATACTTCGTGTTTAATATTAAGATAAAAAGCGGTTTCCTTACACAACCGTTCTATattctcccccttttttttattattataaaatagCAGCACACATGTCCCTAAAATATGATATTACCATCCTAGCTCATGTATGTAAACCAAATCTAAATAGATAAAATTAAAATGATATCCAAACAATCTTTCCAAAAATACTTTTATTCAATAGCAAAATACTATTGttcattcaataaaaaaaatcacattattcatcGACAAAATGATCCATACAAGGTACGACAAAAAAAAACGATTCCATTGTcaataaaaacaaaatcaaagagCCTCTGCAGCAGCACCGCTGGAGCTTCTGTAGGGGATTCTGTAGCAGCAGCATAACCAGAGCTTTTGCACCCAAATTTGTCAACCATTACAACATAATTTGCAGCAACCTGCAGTCAAATAAGCCACACGAAAACATTAAGAAAAGGAGTCTGTAAAAGCAAGCTAATTTGTCACATACAACAACAATAAAATTCTTTAGTTTAGATAGATACAGAATGTTGGCTTAGTTCAACATTTCTGCGCGACACTTCTATTTAGGACAATACATTACAAGTATACTTATATAGAACTTTGCAGGCAAAATCCATTATAGTAACAAAAATCGGTATGGAAGGGCTAAATGCTGTGGTGAACACCGGGCCGTTCTGCTCAACACACCATGACATCCCAACATAGCACATTCGAGATCCCAGAATACCCTGCAAATTTGAACAATTTAATTTCTTCATGTTCAAAAAGCACAATCTCATTTCGCACTCAGTACAAGTTTTTAGTCTAGTTATTTGAAAGAATATCTTGGAAATTGATGGTCTTTCTAGTGCATAAAGGTAGATTATGAAATTCCTTCTAAGTAATCCATGTAGAAATATTTAGTGGGGCCTTTAAAATCTCTGTTAAAGGTTCATATTAGCATACTAACTACGATTACAAGAATTAAACACTATAATTAGAAGCAAATAATAAATCATCACCCTAGTCCTATAACCAAATAAAAGAGAATACCCAAGGCCTACACTCCTACAGATACAGCCTACAAGCAAAAATCaccacaataataataataccatGACGTACAAATAACACAGAGCAGTATATCATTAATATAGAATCTCATCAAAACCACCAACACATGGCCAGTGGAGCAGAGGATATGCAAAACGAGGAACTCCCAAGGTCATCCAACAAGTACACCAAATGTCAAGCTTGCGTATAAAAGAAGGATCACATGATATTATTACCTGTGCAAACAAAATTCCTGCAGGCACCATTGCGGAAATCATGAAATACTCTGTTTCGATGGTCCTGGATCATCTTCGCATGGATGTAAAAGGAAGAATAACCAAGCTCTGTAATTTTCTTGGCTAACAATTCCACTCGATTCACAGAATTGCAAAAATAATGGATTGCTTTATTTGCAGCTGGAAAACCAACCCCATAACAAGGTCAGAAAGCCATCAGATACATGCAAAAAAGGTGAAAACATACAACACATAAGATGACTGCAAACCTTTGAGAAAAGTGTGCTCAGGCAATGGAGCTTCTGTCTTTCTTCAACTAAAGCATAAAACTGGGTAATACCTTCGAGAGTAAGTTCATCCATAAGGTTGATGACGTAAGGCTTTTGCAAATATCTATCTTTGAAATCTTTGACAGTTACAGGAGAAGTAGCTGAAAACATCAATATCTGCCTGTTTCCAGGAAGAAAACTAATCGACTGCTCCAAAGAAGGTTGGAATTCAGGGGACAAAAGTTTGTCAGCCTGAAGATAAAATAGGTATTGAGCATCAGATACATACCCACTCACCGCCATCCATGTTTCCATTCTCACAAGTTAACTCATCGTTGTAAATCAGATAAATAAATCTATTGATATATAGTAGAAATTGGAGAAGATGAAGCATATGAAGGAGAGGAAGAAAAAGATGGGTGAAGGAACAAGATGGATGAAGGAAGTGGGTTAATTGAATATGTTTAAcatatcaaaaaaaatatttcatgGAAGGGTGGAAGTGAAACCAACTAACCATAAATACTAATGACAACTGatcctataattttttttattttccgaaaaaagataaagaatactccgtacATATTGATTTAGCAGTGGTTTGAACGTTGATTGAACAGTTATTCTTATATATAATGATAAtggtttttcttttatttttctccTAAGAAACCAGCTATTTCTCGTACAAGGTTTCTTGATTTAAGAAACCTGATTATAAAGATAAATGgtttcttatttttctttcaaggaACCAGATATCTCCTAGCTTGTCAAACTAGATAAAAATTCACACAAAAGGGAAGAACTTGTAGAATAGAAGAAGTGGAAGAATTCAGATCAAGCTGCATGTACCTCGTCCATAACAAGCATGGAGCAGTCCTTCAGAACACATATACCCCTTTTGCAAGATCTAGTATTCTTCCTGGTGTTTCGACTAGCAAATGTACTGGTTGGTACAAACGCATTATATCATCCTTCAAACTAGTCCCTCCTGTCGTTACCATGACCTGGACCTTTAAATGCTTGCCAAGTTCTTTACATACTTGTGATGTTTGAAGGGCTAACTCTCTAGTAGGAACAAGTGTAACAGCTGTAGTGAACAACCAGGACACCTATTAAGCTACTAGACAAGCTATTATAAATAGATTGTGCAGCTGAGGCAGTGGTGCTTAAATTGCTTGAATAACTAACATATCAGATCATCACCTTGAGTTACATTGTTGTCTTGGTCAATTTTTTCCAGCACAGGGATGCAAAATGCAGCTATGTTTTACTAGTTCCATTTTCAGCTCTTGCAAGAATATCACTTCCTGTTAAAGCAATTGGTATACTTTCCTCCTGGATTGGAGAAGGACGTTCGAATCCCTTCTCATATATTCCCATAAGTAGTTCACGTTACAAGAAATAATCCTCAAATTCATTTCCTTTTGTAGCAGTGACATCCTAATACAGGATGAAGAGTAGATCAGCTTAAAATCATTCGAAAATAGCATGTTAATGAGAATTTCTGAAAATAAAACTACAAACTTCAGTCATGATCAAGAAAGCTtcaataaaaattgaaattcaTGATTTTGTTTTCATTCTAATTGGACTTTTGATTATTCTCGCAACATTAAGTAAATAAACACGAAACAGATACACCAGTCTTTAATCCATGGGTAAATCAAGCAGCCGAGCGAAGACTAACATTTGGACAACATACACCATATATTATATTCTCAcaacattaagtaaatatacaCCAAACAGATACACCAGTCTTTAATCTCCTGATGACGCTATCGATTTTCTGCAAGGGTGAAGCAGCATGCACTAATTCTAACAACTACACATTGAATCTACATATAGAACTCCATAGACAACAAATCAGTACTAAAAGCAGAAAATTCAAGGATAATCCAGATCCTTGAAGAGTTCAATTTTTCATTATCCCCATTCTTTCTCTAACTGCAAATTTCAATTTAATAAGACTTAAATGATATTATCTAAAAAATCAGTTTAATTGGACTAAATTCACCAGATTTTTTCGACAATAATCCTACTACATTAAATGTAATTCGATTTAATTATTATACCCTCCTCTATGATTTGACCGAAACCTTCAATTATGAAAGTCTCTTCCACACAAGTATCAACAAGAATTCGACATTAAAATTTCATAATTAAGAACATTATTAGTTGAAGGGTAAACATGTAGAACAAAATTAAGAATACCAACCTCGAAATTCGGAGTGTGGAGAGTCGATGTTCACCAGAGGTTGCAAAGAAGCAGTGATACAGTAGTGCGGCAGTGATCTGGTGGAGCAGCGGTGATCTGGTGGTCGCGCGATTATGGTCTAGGTTTTGCGGGAGattgaatttgggggttttgaACGATTATGGTTAAGGTTTTGCAGAAGATAGAGTTGTTTAGGTTTGCGGGAGGTTTTGGTTTGGGggaggttttttattttattgtttgattaat
This Spinacia oleracea cultivar Varoflay chromosome 6, BTI_SOV_V1, whole genome shotgun sequence DNA region includes the following protein-coding sequences:
- the LOC130463305 gene encoding LOW QUALITY PROTEIN: DEAD-box ATP-dependent RNA helicase 8-like (The sequence of the model RefSeq protein was modified relative to this genomic sequence to represent the inferred CDS: inserted 2 bases in 2 codons; deleted 2 bases in 1 codon; substituted 1 base at 1 genomic stop codon), with translation MTEDVTATKGNEFEDYFLXRELLMGIYEKGFERPSPIQEESIPIALTGSDILARAENGTSKTAAFCIPVLEKIDQDNNVTQAVTLVPTRELALQTSQVCKELGKHLKVQVMVTTGGTSLKDDIMRLYQPVHLLVETPGRILDLAKXGICVLKDCSMLVMDEADKLLSPEFQPSLEQSISFLPGNRQILMFSATSPVTVKDFKDRYLQKPYVINLMDELTLEGITQFYALVEERQKLHCLSTLFSKLQIKQSIXFCNSVNRVELLAKKITELGYSSFYIHAKMIQDHRNRVFHDFRNGACRNFVCTGNNIM